TGTCCTGCAGACTACGGGTTctacgttcactgtgggggaggctaATGCCAAGACAGTGCCCATGCCTGAACGGCCAACGAatcaatgcccatgcctgccacggccaatgagctggaagcttCGTCCATCCCAGGGTCAGTGTTGTCAATCTAGTCTGTCCCAGATCCTGCGTTGCCAGCCTcttccgtcccagagcctgcgctgccaacttaggcctcccggaggaggaggagaaaggcttttgCTTCCAAGTCTCTGgccatgttcatgaccacagaggtcatcgctgagtctctgtccatgtccacaaccacagaggtcattcaaGAGTCTCAGTCTACTCCCACGACCCCAGAGGTCGTTCCTGAGACTCAGTCCATGCCCAAGACCACTGAGGTCGCTCCTAAAAGCTCTGCTCATGTTCACaaccactgaggtcttttcccagtcatccaggactcttagttttgagcctcccatggctccgccttccacaacTTTGATCCAAGTCATGGGCACCATGCCTGAgatccacgtcatggccgccaagcccgagttccacaTCATGGTCACCAATCCTGAGTTCCACGTCATGACCGCCAATTCAGAGTTCCAAGTCATTGTCAATGAGCTTGCGCCACCTTCTGCCCCGGATCCTCAGTGTACTACATGCCATGTAACAGCCACACCAGAgtaagctccaggccatgtcacatccacaccagagtcagctccaggccatgtcacagccatgccagcgTCAGCTCCaggtcatgtcacagccacgccagagtcagctccaggtcatgtcacagccacgcctgagtcagcTTCAGGCCATCTCACAGCcgtgccagagtcagctccaggccatgtcacagccatgccagagccATCCCTAGAGGTgatcatgtgatttcctgttccctcatatgatcttgtcatgtgtttcccctgttcatgtgtcttgattTCGTTGGTTCATtctttgattactttgttattagtctttccattggttaaagttaatttagttttgttatcttgtttatagttccccttctgtcactcacttgacattgtgtcaatgtagtgacactaggggtctctcttgagagccttgtttacctcttatctttgagagaaggccaatgagaattggcgaacataATTTGCATCTGTTCagccagattttttcttcggagccgagcggttgtgtttcagcgagctgagtaaaacccacacTGTTCCACTCAACTCTAAAGAGCATAAGCTGTTGGAAATATGCCGCATTTCAGcagcttttcttttcttctgcatGCCAGACCTCTAAAAGAGTATctatttttctctaaaagagtaaacacatcagttgcctgtgacaaagatgcctcccttccagatgcgctgaacgacttctacgctcggtttgaagtgcagaacgacgtgatggcgaggaagtccacccctcctcccaacaaccaggtgctctgtcttaccacggcagatgtgaggaaaactctacgtagagtcaacccacggaaggctgctggaccagacaacattcctggcagagtgctcagaggatgtgcagaccagctagcagatgttcttaccgacatcttcaacatctctctgagcagcgccgttgttccaacgtgcttcaaggccaccaccatcatccccatgccaaagaagtcttcagtgtcctgcctcaacgactaccgtcccgtcgcacttacacccatcatcatgaagtgcttcgagaggctcgtcatgaggcagattaagacccagctgcccccctcactagacccactgcagtttgcgtatcgttcaaaccgttcaacggacgatgccatcaccacaaccctccatctggccctcacccacctagacaataaggactcatacgttcgaatgctgttcatagatttcagctcagcattcaacacaatcattccccagcacctgattggaaagctgaacctgctgggcctggacacctccctctgcaactggatcctggacttcctgactgggagacctcagtcagtccggatcgggaacagcatctccaccaccaccacactgagcactggggcccccagggctgtgtgctcagtccactgctgttcactctgctgactcacgactgtgcagcaatgcacagctcgaatcacatcatcaagttcgccgatgacacgaccgtggtgggtctcatcagcaagaacgacgagtcagcatacagagaggaggtgcagcggctgacgaactggtgtagagccaacaacctgtccctgaatgtcgacaaaacaaaagagatggttgttgactttaggagagcacaaggtgaacacactccgctgaacatcgacggctcctctgtggagatcgtcaagagcaccaaatttcttggtgttcacctggcggagaacctcacctggtccctcaacaccagctctatcaccaagaaagcccagcagcatctctactttcttcgaaggctgaggaaagcacatctcccaacccccatcctcactacattctatagagggactattgagagcatcctgagcagctgcatcactgcctggtttgggacttgcaccgtttcggaccgcaaagccctgcagaggatagtgaggacagctgagaagatcattggggtctctcttccctccatcaaagacatttacaaaaaacactgtatccgcaaaggaaccagcattgtggacgaccccacacacccctcacacaaactctttaccctcctcctgtctggtaagaggtaccgaagcattcgggccctcacggccagactgtgtaacagcttcttcccccaagccatcagacttctcaatactcagagactggtttgacacacacgtgtcctgagttgcactttaataactgtcactttataactgtctgctacctcaataactgctatgtgcatagaacattatctcatagtatgttatgtttacatttttagaaactgtcatctttttgcactactgagtactggtcggcgctgcactgtctattgtcctgttcattgtcagtaatttgttgtactgtcctgtactttttgcacatgtttgcacgtgcactttatataggcatatataggtagtttatataggtattttatttcgttgtgtagtctcatgtggtcctatgttggtcctttgttgtttttatgtagcaccatggtcctggaggaacgttgtctcgttttgctgtgtactgtactaactgtatatggttgaaacgacaataaaaaccacttgacttgacattgatgttgaatgtctttttaaagacatatctttttcaagatgcccttatGTCTtttgtcattcctggatgcggtcattacctctctgcttctgacagccacaggcgctgcctctcATGTCAGAAATCTAGCCAGCAACTCTAGACTGTTGATTTGCCAACCCAGCTGGGGCcacatccaggagccagcggctgtgtgcccattgcacatggctcCCCAGCCCAACTGGGAGGCGTCCGTAGTAACTATGAcgcatctgaacacctgctgtagggggactcctgtccgtagaaaacagaggtctgtccaagggctgaataagtgatggcaggaaggggtgacaGTCATACGGTTTGTGCCGTGATGCCttgcccatctcgggactggagtctgaggccagtgctgaagtgcTCTCATAAGCATCAACCTGAGTGGTGCGACTGTCGCTGAGGATGCCacataccccaggagcctctgaaattgtttcaatgGAACTGCTGTGCCTGGTCTGAAAGAACtcaggcaattcagcactgactgcgtgtgtTCGTTTGTGAGGCGTGCTATCATTGAGCGAGAAAAAAggtgcggctgccgggcttgctcccatgctagtcatgtagcacttGTTCCCCACCTCAGGGGTgcagggaacctaaggtctgtatgtgacacctctttgggggcgttggggagggctacgtgcagccgacacagttgcctctagcacacagtagactgcttgcacctgtcttggcagttcacgtaacacggtcagtgcatggcttttttatatgggaccccttgtgtcacttcattcaataCAATGTcgagtgtgtgacagaaggggaacgtcatggttactgttgtaacctccgttccccgaggtaagcaacgagactttgtgtccctcctgccacagcactagacctaccactgtaaacggccataccttattttcggctcctcagtgcaaaatcctgactggccctcgctgccccacttccctttataccatatgtccggggcggggcatgcaaattctgtctgccaaattgacattgttcttttctcaggttcagaggtatgtttggtgtCCCAgaaaccccttgtgtcacttcattcgacacaacgtcttgttccatCTCtagaggaacggaggttacaacagtaaccatgatggtTGATTTTACCTGTGTAAAGCGTTTGTCGGCGTGCTCGAATGCTGAGAGGCAAGACAAGTTTGCGGAATGATTATGAATGAGTTGAGACATGGCGCTTGATGATCCGCCTCTTGCGGAGCCAAATTGTGCTGCGTGGCAGCAAGCTTGTGCTAAAATATCTGCGTTGGTTTAAAAAGAAGTTAAACTTAAAGTATTGGTTGATTGGAAGGATTTTGCTGTTACATGATTGCTACGAATGACAAACAGAATCGCTGAATGGATCACGCCCTAACGAGCTGTGCAGCGAGGTAATGAGGCTGACAGGAATCACCTGTCACCACCTTGTTTATAAAACTCCATACAGTACATAGTTTTTTCAAAATCTgattttaaaagtgcactcagtaacttttgtttttgtgtcatcttgggctGGGATGTACACATcttggacactgacacctagcagcctggatgcagcataattaaacattttcagtttcagatgccattgcagaaatgttgtattcacagtcagccatgattactttaactaatgagtaaaagtgtcaaacaacaggatggttactgagattaagcgagtagtattcggcttgacatgtgattctaacatgagcCCCAATGTGCGGACTCTCTCCATgtagattaaaacagcttttataaggttactgattttaatatgagtggtcatgatttcctacatatattgcaaaattacaattatgtctttaggagttaaaactaatttaatgaagaaaagagtgcacctttaaatatatgcTTCAAATAAAAAGGTATATGGATTTTATTGAGCAGTTTGTAGAGTGTTTAGTCCTTTGTCATCGGTGTACATTTTCATCTTGTTTGTCTATATAGCAAAAAATGGACACAAtgctatttttacatatttaagacAAACAGGGTTCATTTACCCCAGGGTTTATGTACCAGGGAATATGCTTTGATGAAAAAACTATTTATAAGCTTGCCAGTTGCCTTTAGAGCTTCTATTTCACGAGTGTGAGCATGAAAGATGGCAACTCTTTCATGGCGACGGTAATAGTTGATTGTTATTAGCACTCATTGTTTTAAATAGttctttgtaaatgtttatatttaaaaaagaaatcatgTCTTTgccttatttattatttgtaacatTTTGGTGATTTTAAAGAATCAAATCTCAAGTAATTTTGTATTAGACAAATTCACATTTTGGCCTAACATTACAGATAATGGATCATTTAGATAATTTGACCTATTTTGGAACCTACACCCTGATGGAACCAAAAGACTCTAAATCAAATAGAcatatttattttgcatgctttatgtttCTCTATATTCTGATATTATTTCTTAACATTTCACTTTGTGTAGTCATTGTCTTTGAGAAAGCCCTTCATGAACCAATGTACATTTTTTTGTGCAATCTTTGTTTAAATGGCGTATGTGGAGCCACAGGATTTTATCCTAAATTCCTGCATGATTTAATACTGGATTCATATGTGATTCCTTCTTACATGTGTGCTCTCCAATCTTTTTTGATCTACACTTCAGTTAAATGTGAATATTCTACATTAGCAGTGATGGCATATGACAGACATATGGCCATATGTAGACCTTTAAACTATCACTCAAAGCTGAACAGATTTACTTGTATCACATTACTTATCTTCTCTTGGACTGTCCCATTAATTACAACACTCATTGCTCTGATTTTATCAAATAGGTTGGTTTTGTGTAAAAATCACATTGATAAATTGTATTGTGACAACTGGTCGATGGTGAAGCTTTCATGTGAATCAACTGACACAAATAACATTTATGGACTTATAAGCATTtcgttttatttttgcatttttgctgTTATTATTGTATCTTATATAAAACTCATCATTGCATGTAAAGCATCATTAGAGTGCAGAAAGAAATTTTGGCAGACCTGTGTGCCTCATATATTTTCATTAGTAAATTTCAGTGTTGCGATGCTTTTTGACACCATGTACAACAGATATGGCTCAAGTGGTTTCCCAGAGGATCTGCGTAATTTTTTGGCTTTAGAAATAATTATAGTGCCACCTATTTTTAACCCTGTAATATATGGCTTAAACCTTAAGGAGGTCCGCAAAAGAGTCttgaaatcatgcattaaaactCATAATCATAATTATTAATCATGTATTTATCATGATGAAGAATTATTTGCTGTGctgtaatgtactgtatttgcTCCATGGTATTCTATTCCAAAATATTATACTCTTTTGGAACCAAGTCCCTTACTTTATGTAAGCATAAAATACTGAAAAATGTTTATAAACAAAGTAAAGAATAAATGAAGGAGTACTTTAGTATTTCCCTATGCTGCAAACCCACTCCATCCACTAAATTGTGGAAAAACGAATTTAATTTGTATCTGTGCCAGGAGTAAATAGATATGATAAAAACAAgataaagagacagtaacaaggATAGTGACATGGATAACCATAGACTGTAAATGCTTTGTGCTTTAGGTGGTAACATCTAAAATTACCTATTTATTcaataacatttgtattttacaTGACATAATAGGTTTctcctgtaaaatacatttttatgctttAGATAAAGTTGAAATACTTTAGATCATTGATGTAACATTTACAGGTTAACATTTTTTCAATGTGCgtgcattttctttctttcttttttttttctattacctTTATTTTCCATAGATATTCACAGTAAAGTGTCCTTGAAAACATTGAAACCTACAAAATTGCTTGACTGTTTAGCCTATGATATGTCACTCACAAGCACACTAAACAATTTCAAATACAGCCTGACACTAAAACTACCTGGATTTCCCTTTACAGTCCCTATGATTTCATTTGTCACCTTGGCATGATAAATATTGGTATTGGTTTATCTTGATACATGCCTTATTTAATACTTCATCGATGATAGCAAGATAATTCTgtttatgatttttaaacaatacaaCCAGAAAAAAAGCAGGACGTGACTTGAACTCATACGAAGATCACTAAAACAAGAATTCATAActtagttttttcttttcaagtaaaATAAACAGTTAATTTCTGAGACGTCTAATGTTCACCCATTCACTGAGGGCAGCTTACACAATAAAAGTTATcaaacatttacaattaaaatgataatggacaaaaatggagAACTGACTGTCATTTGTTGTCATTAAAAGACCTCTGGCTCTAAGAGATATTATTGTACCGTCTCTTATCTCTTATCACGCTATTTTAGTAGCTTGAAAACAGTGTTCAATATAGTGACAGATAtaagtgctctcatttctgcaggagaggttggaggggaggctgtccctgtccaccttgaaggtgtatgtagctgctatcgcagcccaccacgacgcagtagtgtactcaaatctaccctgtactggaataggtgatccgcaggttagggctcctacgtggacgttccgcctgtgtgtattttccacggtacggtctccTTACaagtggacccgtgtctcccttgggcagttcctgctgccccccagtcgccgtgcctgtagcaactcctccctttgAAGAGTTGGGATCTACCACTGTGCCACTTctcacatgtgacctaaaagcccatgtggtgtatttcgccacttttacctcgccctctctgggcgggtgtggtctccgcagggtcttttcacacctgaaagaatagaaaactGTCCACAAGATACAGAGTTTATTTTCTGATAAAGCCACAGTCAGATATACTCACACAGACAATTACTCAAAACATTTTTCATATTCTACAGTCCCTTGAGTAACCTATAAGTTCTGCTCTTCACTGATACACTTCCTCAACACTGTGAAAAACACCACCCTGCGGGATTTTTGCCTACCTGGTCAAAACCTCTGTGATTCACTTCCTGAACCCAACAGAGCGTTACCTGCAGAAATTTTGCCTAGGACTTTATCTGCTTTCATTTACTGCTATCCATCAAGGCCCTCTTAACAGTAAAAACAGAACATttcatgacattctttcttctggaATCAGaaccttttaattatttttgctcTTTAAATTTGGAGGAGCTTTTTGAGTGTCCTTACCACCACGGGCAAACTctggcaagcaacacaaacttATTATATGAGCAAAAATGCTTACCTTTTAGGTGGCCACCTATTTGTGCTGCTCATCCAGCCAGCCCGCTGTGGTCTTCCACTCTTCTGCTATAAGGGCCACCCCACAGGTCCAACTGCAGCCTCCAGTAGAGTCGTGAAAGTATCTGCACATTCGTCTTTTCGGCCATGTGTGGTTGTAACGTCTTAAACTATTTGGTTTAGTTTAGACCGAATCCGACTTCAATTATTAATTTGACCTGACtctaattttaaaagactgtaaCACACCTCTCCACAGAGGGAAGGacaacacaggaaacagggcttCCACTTCAGcggtaagtgcttttattaataaACTTTTTAGCAGATTTTTCAGCTTTATAGACAATAACAGTTCTCAGAATAGGCTTTCTTTGTGGCTGACTCTCTCCccactggaggttctgtggctgcttttatgccgctctccccatgctcactgaaattagagacaggtgttagacacaatttagctcaggtgctagcgcccttaccgctttctctcccggacgagcacttgaccacgcccccgttgCCACAAAGACCTTCAATTTAGGTTGAGATTCCAAAAGTTATTGATAATTCTTTGACATTCTTTGtaatttttatacttttaagTTGTGCTCTTTCATCAGGATTCATATTACTTGATTCTATGTGCCGGCTGGCTACAGGTGATCATTTCACAAAGTGATTTGTTTTGTATCAATATCCAATGATCACTGACTAAAACTGTTCAGACAGAATGCTCCATTCTTCTCCTTATCTGGATAGTAGTTTTGTTTAGTTCCGCAAAATCTGCATACACTTAATTAAAGTAACACTTTTCTCAGCCAGAGGCAGTGACTAATGCTATCGGAATAGGCCAACCAACTCTAACATATCCAGATTTTTAAGAACTATCCAGTACTTTTGAATAGTACCTATAGTACCCTTTATACCCTTGACTGGAATAATATTAACAGCAATCAGAGTTCGGGTCGACCAATTGttctaaataattattatatttagtcCCTACAGACTAGGCACTTAGTTACTGCCAAATAGTCCCATTAAATGTATCCAATGCTCCATCAACGTTGGGTCATTAGTGTGTACTAACTCTGACTGCAGATTCACGTTAACATGGATTTAACATAATCTACTATAGCTAAACATTTCAGAATAGGACAGAATAGAATAGTGTTTAACAATTTATGTGTCAGATAAAAGTGTTTCATGTCAATTACATAATACAATCAGAATAAGTCAACACAAAACATCCCATGCTTatagctacactatgtaacttttggccctcaagcggttaaaaatacaaatatatgcaTCGTGCAGAAGAACATTGCTATGGTatgttgtaaagtttttaaaactacaggatattctggccaaataaaCCACAGTAGTAACTAATTTACAGATTATCATTGTTACCAAATAGTGGTCAACATAATTtgaagactcacatgtccttggcaagccgaGGACTAAAGGatgtatttatattaatgatATAAATACACACGAGTGCTAGCAAGTGAAACGTTCTACACcgataataatataattattgtatttcaccacatttgtgtgtgtgtgtctgattacacaattatacataaaccatatcaataaaatatcttgtcTGTAGAGTAAGAAAAATACCATCTCTGGTttgcttttaaatcctttaagATCTCGGAGTTGTACACATCTGAAAAGCCAAGCTGATGTTGATTCGAGTTTTATTACTGACTCTGTCGCATtcactttttgcttgtagactctgcacTGTTCGGGgttcctttgtttttacaactgGTGATTCCTTGGAGGTTTGCAGTTTTGAATGATCCATTGTCAATTTTTCTCGTTCGTTGTGACAACTAACATTTCAGCTTCACGCTACTCCCACAC
The Xyrauchen texanus isolate HMW12.3.18 chromosome 34, RBS_HiC_50CHRs, whole genome shotgun sequence DNA segment above includes these coding regions:
- the LOC127627375 gene encoding olfactory receptor 5M3-like — encoded protein: MDHLDNLTYFGTYTLMEPKDSKSNRHIYFACFMFLYILILFLNISLCVVIVFEKALHEPMYIFLCNLCLNGVCGATGFYPKFLHDLILDSYVIPSYMCALQSFLIYTSVKCEYSTLAVMAYDRHMAICRPLNYHSKLNRFTCITLLIFSWTVPLITTLIALILSNRLVLCKNHIDKLYCDNWSMVKLSCESTDTNNIYGLISISFYFCIFAVIIVSYIKLIIACKASLECRKKFWQTCVPHIFSLVNFSVAMLFDTMYNRYGSSGFPEDLRNFLALEIIIVPPIFNPVIYGLNLKEVRKRVLKSCIKTHNHNY